The following proteins come from a genomic window of Nostoc sp. ATCC 53789:
- a CDS encoding DUF29 domain-containing protein yields MTPIPKSAAQLYEIDFVAWTEKTVQLIRAEQFEQVDWDSVIEEIENLGRSERRELKSRLEVLLQHLLKWQYQSSLRSGSWRNTINEQRNRITDLLQESPSLKSYPEEVLAQCYDRGLKAASNETELPINTFPVECSYLITQVLDAEFLPDAIDL; encoded by the coding sequence ATGACACCGATTCCGAAAAGCGCAGCCCAGTTGTATGAAATAGACTTTGTAGCATGGACAGAAAAGACTGTACAACTTATTCGTGCTGAACAATTTGAACAGGTAGACTGGGATAGTGTGATTGAGGAAATTGAGAACTTGGGACGGTCTGAACGGCGGGAATTGAAAAGCCGCTTGGAGGTATTATTACAGCATTTGTTAAAGTGGCAATATCAGTCTAGTTTGCGGAGTGGCTCTTGGCGAAATACGATTAACGAGCAACGTAATCGGATTACAGATTTGTTACAAGAGAGTCCTAGCCTCAAGTCATATCCAGAAGAAGTTTTAGCCCAATGTTACGATCGCGGATTGAAAGCTGCTAGTAATGAAACTGAACTACCAATAAATACCTTTCCAGTAGAATGTTCTTATCTCATTACCCAAGTTCTCGATGCTGAGTTTTTGCCGGATGCGATTGATTTGTAA
- a CDS encoding DUF4332 domain-containing protein: MSAKNTNNRNLLASRDWPIEQLPGLSHEEQSQLQNCGISSTVALVKQGKTLEARLALANKLQIHLQYVNKWMALADLARIPSVGIQYCGLLLHAGIGSVTQLAQTPTHRLHQQIMRLQVATMQRRDLCPAIELVQQWSQQAKIVLNRE, from the coding sequence ATGTCTGCTAAAAATACAAATAATCGAAATCTGCTCGCATCTCGTGACTGGCCAATCGAGCAATTACCTGGACTCAGCCACGAGGAGCAATCACAACTGCAAAATTGTGGGATTAGTAGCACAGTAGCGCTAGTCAAACAAGGAAAGACTCTAGAGGCACGGCTGGCGTTAGCAAATAAATTACAGATTCATCTTCAGTATGTAAATAAATGGATGGCTTTAGCTGACTTGGCGCGTATTCCTAGTGTAGGCATACAATATTGTGGTTTATTGCTCCATGCAGGTATTGGTTCCGTGACACAGTTAGCACAGACTCCCACTCACCGATTGCACCAACAAATTATGCGCTTGCAAGTAGCAACAATGCAGCGACGAGATTTGTGTCCAGCAATTGAGCTAGTACAACAGTGGAGTCAGCAGGCGAAAATAGTGCTGAATAGGG
- a CDS encoding PhzF family phenazine biosynthesis protein: MGQIITQVDAFTNRPFAGNPAAVCVLPTRHNERWMQNVAQEMNLSETAFLVKQDDGFNLRWFTPTIEVPLCGHATLASAHVLWTEGHLSENEVARFYTKSGLLIANLQDEWIELDFPVNHSQETIAPRELKAALGVPYKSVFLNSFGYLVELESEDLVRQVQPNFQILKTLPISEIIVTSLTDSDSEYDFVSRLFAPGLGIDEDPVTGATHCCLAPFWRDRLHKDELLAYQASRRGGVVKVRYTGGDRVFLAGQAVTVLRGELFTT, encoded by the coding sequence ATGGGACAAATCATTACTCAAGTTGATGCTTTTACCAATAGACCTTTCGCAGGAAATCCTGCTGCTGTCTGTGTTTTGCCTACTCGCCACAATGAACGCTGGATGCAGAATGTGGCGCAGGAGATGAATTTATCTGAGACGGCTTTTTTAGTTAAACAGGATGATGGCTTCAATCTGCGTTGGTTTACGCCGACGATAGAAGTGCCTCTTTGTGGTCACGCAACCTTAGCTAGTGCCCATGTACTTTGGACAGAGGGGCATTTGTCGGAGAATGAAGTTGCGCGGTTCTACACCAAAAGCGGATTGCTGATTGCTAACTTGCAAGATGAGTGGATTGAGTTAGATTTTCCTGTGAATCACTCACAAGAAACAATCGCCCCACGAGAACTTAAGGCTGCTTTGGGTGTACCATACAAATCTGTTTTTTTAAATTCTTTTGGCTATTTAGTGGAATTGGAATCTGAAGATTTGGTACGGCAAGTACAGCCAAATTTTCAAATATTAAAAACTTTGCCTATTTCTGAGATCATTGTCACCAGCCTTACCGACTCTGATTCTGAATATGATTTCGTCTCTCGTTTATTTGCACCGGGTTTAGGAATTGATGAAGACCCTGTAACTGGCGCTACCCATTGCTGTCTTGCTCCCTTCTGGCGCGATCGCTTACACAAAGATGAGTTATTGGCTTATCAAGCATCCCGTCGCGGTGGAGTGGTAAAAGTACGCTATACCGGAGGCGATCGCGTTTTTCTCGCCGGACAAGCGGTAACTGTTCTGCGAGGTGAGTTATTTACTACATAA